In the Candidatus Tisiphia endosymbiont of Melanophora roralis genome, TCACTTAAAAACATAAAATTTGAGTTATTTCATTCTGGAAACGATCCATTTGGTCAGATATTATCTAGTAAAATTATATCTGAAGATGATGCTAGATTTTTAGAGTATAATAGTAATGGTAAGGAAGCAAGAGTATTTTGCTCCTCATCTAGTTTTTTTAATGGTTGTATTGCTATATACAATGACGAGTAATTTTTTGAGTTTATTATGAGTAATTTAAATACACCCATATTAGCAACTCTACAAAGTATAATAGATAAATTAAAAGGATGTAAGTATCTTAATTTAAAAAATGTTACCTTTGTTTGTGTACAACATTTGTTATTTACAACAATAGATTTAATAAAATCTCTTATCAGATTAGGTGCTAAGCCGAATAATATTCATATAATGGGTAAAATATACTCAAATTGTCCTATAGTAATTGTCCAACTTATAGAAATGGGAGTAAATTACTACCCTAGTTCCCAACCGCAACAATTTGGCTATTTTAACTATTATTTTAATATAGATATAGCTAATATGTGGGCTAATGTTGCTACTACCATAATGAATGTAAAATCTGACACTATTATCATACTAGATGATGGTAGTAAATGTACAACAAATATTCCAAAGTTACTAAGTAATAATTACAAAGTCTTTGCTGTAGAGCAAACATCATCCGGTGTTGTTAATATTACTAAAAAGAATAATACCACGTTACCTTTTATTGACGTTGCTTATTCTGCTACAAAGCAGATATTAGAACCTCCAATGATTGCTCAGGCCGTCATACAAAAACTTGATAAAATTTTGCCTTTACAATCTCATAGCCTTATTTGTGGAGTAGTAGGTCTTGGAGCTATAGGAAGGGCTGTCGCCCGGAAACTATTATCTTTAAATCATAAAGTAATAATATATGATAAATCTGACAGTAAGTATAATCTTATGAAGAAGATTAAAACTGCAAATAATATTCTATCTTTATTTCAGAAATCTGAATATATTTTTGGTTGTACAGGAGAAGATATTACTTTATCTCTTGACGTCAATAAAATACGAGGAACAAAGAATCTAATTAGTTGCTCATCACAAGATATAGAATTTCAGTCATTATTGCATATTATTCAAGATAATTCTTCTATTAATACCTCTAACGTATTGGATAATATAGAATATTCTACAGATAGTGCAACGTTCAATATTTTTAGAGGAGGATACCCTGTAAATTTGGATAATTCTGGAGAATCTGTGCCAGCCAATGATATACAACTTACTCGAGGATTATTACTTGGTGGAATCGTGCAAGCAGTATTTCATTTAGTTCAAGAGGTTAATCAAAAGCCACAACAATATATGTTACATCCTAAAATACAAAAATTAATAGTGAAAGAATTAGTATATAATCAAAAGTACAAATTTTCTAATGATTTAGTAGTTATGAATTTTTTAGATGAAGAGTGGATTAAAAATAATTCTAGCGGAGAATATGTAAGTAATGATATTATCTCACGATATTTTCTATAAACCTAAATTTCCGATTAAGAGTAAATAAAAAGTTGATGGAAATGAGGTTTAGTTTTCCCACACGCCGCATGATAATCCACTTCTATAGCATAATTTTTGCTCATATTTATCTCGAAGATGAGGAGCGAAGCCTATAGATAATAGGCGAGCGACGACGTCACCAAATTCTCCTGAATTGACTATATACTCAATTAACCTGAAGAGTTGCAGAAATGGTTAACGGTAATAGTTTGGAAATTATCGTTTATTAAGGTACGTAACCTATCTTTATAATCGGCGATGTTGCTGAAAAATTTGTTTATTGCTTCCGAAAATTGTTCAAAATTATGATAAAATTTATTATTAGTTGTAATACTGTGCATAAACTTCCATAATCTCTCAATTGGGTTAAGATTTGGACTATATGGTGGCAAAAATACTAGCTCTATTTTACTATTTACTAGGTATTCTTTAACTTTCTTGGATTTGTGGTAACTAGCATTGTCACAGATTAAATATATTCTTTCCTTGTCACTATTCTCCTCTTCCAATCTCTGTAGAAAATTAACTATCTGCTCCCCATTTATTTTGGGGTTCTCTGTCCTTACTAACTGTAAATCAGCTAGATTAATAGCACCAATCATGTGCTTTCTTCTCCAGCCACTGAATGTTGGTAAGGTCTTATCTTGCTTCTTTCTTATCCAACCGCACCTTGCCCTTGCTTGATACTGAGGATGAACACCATCCATAAAATATATGGCTTCCTTATCTCTGAGATTCCCTTTTAGTAAACTGTAGTTTAACTTAAATAATTCTTGCTTGTCAAAATCCAGCTTAGCCGGTACTATTTTCGCCTTCTTGTAAACAAAACCCAATTTGTATAGTAATTTTGTTACTCCCGTTATCGTATATGTTACCCCATATTTGTTCTAAATGTGATGCATGATATCTTTAGCATAAACATAATTATTTGCTTCTAGGTGACTCGCTAATTCTTCCCTCTCACCATCACTTAATTTGCTTGTGCTACCTCCATTGTTGGTATCAAGCTTATTGGCTTTTTGATAATCAACAATATGTTTTCTTATCGATTCGTGGCTCAAGAGTAGTACCTTAGCAATCTCTACATTACTATACCCATCGTCATACATCAAAACTGCCTTAATACGATCACGTATGCGTCCGTCTCGTTCTGTCTTATGACGTTCCTTCAACTTTTCTCTTTGTTCTTCTGTCAATACATTCTTACTCATAATCTCCTAAACTCTACAATATCTCTCCTATCTTTGCAACCCTTCATTT is a window encoding:
- a CDS encoding IS630 family transposase; translation: MGFVYKKAKIVPAKLDFDKQELFKLNYSLLKGNLRDKEAIYFMDGVHPQYQARARCGWIRKKQDKTLPTFSGWRRKHMIGAINLADLQLVRTENPKINGEQIVNFLQRLEEENSDKERIYLICDNASYHKSKKVKEYLVNSKIELVFLPPYSPNLNPIERLWKFMHSITTNNKFYHNFEQFSEAINKFFSNIADYKDRLRTLINDNFQTITVNHFCNSSG
- a CDS encoding NAD(P)-dependent oxidoreductase, whose amino-acid sequence is MSNLNTPILATLQSIIDKLKGCKYLNLKNVTFVCVQHLLFTTIDLIKSLIRLGAKPNNIHIMGKIYSNCPIVIVQLIEMGVNYYPSSQPQQFGYFNYYFNIDIANMWANVATTIMNVKSDTIIILDDGSKCTTNIPKLLSNNYKVFAVEQTSSGVVNITKKNNTTLPFIDVAYSATKQILEPPMIAQAVIQKLDKILPLQSHSLICGVVGLGAIGRAVARKLLSLNHKVIIYDKSDSKYNLMKKIKTANNILSLFQKSEYIFGCTGEDITLSLDVNKIRGTKNLISCSSQDIEFQSLLHIIQDNSSINTSNVLDNIEYSTDSATFNIFRGGYPVNLDNSGESVPANDIQLTRGLLLGGIVQAVFHLVQEVNQKPQQYMLHPKIQKLIVKELVYNQKYKFSNDLVVMNFLDEEWIKNNSSGEYVSNDIISRYFL
- a CDS encoding helix-turn-helix domain-containing protein; this encodes MSKNVLTEEQREKLKERHKTERDGRIRDRIKAVLMYDDGYSNVEIAKVLLLSHESIRKHIVDYQKANKLDTNNGGSTSKLSDGEREELASHLEANNYVYAKDIMHHI